A region of Salmo salar chromosome ssa17, Ssal_v3.1, whole genome shotgun sequence DNA encodes the following proteins:
- the dph3 gene encoding DPH3 homolog (The RefSeq protein has 1 substitution compared to this genomic sequence) produces the protein MSVYHDEVEIEDFEYDEDEETYYFPCPCGDRFAITKEDLENGEEVATCPSCSLIVKVIYDKEEFMSGEIIEAPTTESRLERTQSS, from the exons ATGTCGGTCTATCACGACGAAGTTGAGATCGAGGACTTTGAATATGACGAGGATGAAGAGACATACTATTTTCCCTGCCCATGTGGCGACAGATTTGCCATAACCAAA GAGGATTTGGAAAATGGTGAAGAAGTAGCGACGTGTCCGAGCTGCTCGCTCATTGTTAAAGTCATCTACGACAAG GAGGAATTTATGTCTGGGGAGATAATCGAAGCACCGACTACAGAGAGTAGATTGGAACTGACTCAGTCCTCCTGA